The following are encoded in a window of Pyrenophora tritici-repentis strain M4 chromosome 6, whole genome shotgun sequence genomic DNA:
- a CDS encoding CypX, Cytochrome P450, giving the protein MEVTSSHIPIAGWTILLLILFSIIAQTVHLRWMHRLSRYPGPWLNSVSNIPSAVAAFRGVQHLYNYKLHERYGPVVRISPNELSFAEPYAWEHIYGNRHGDVMEKAPLFIGVVKPINGCVGIGLAKGSEHTRQRRAMAVGFTKSALMAQQEILEVQTYKLIHAIKTRAKGGKALNMSDWLSFTTFDIIGDLCFGESFHCLDGGVATEWALATTNVLISSTLDMAVRRVTGVGTWLNRMAVKLMPAEAMKWRQISFKNTSKKTFERLADETSSHKDVIYHIQRNKDARKTLEPTELLLNMTLLVTAGSETISTLLVTFIYNLCTHRNVYHRLATTIRTTFADPSEITLQKLEDLVYLDACIKEALRIFPPVSSNLPRAVPAKGAQIGPHTLPGGSLVSVAPWAAVRSARNFHLSNEYHPERWLRNHTEQGWDPAFENDHLSASTPFGAGPKQCMGQSLSYYEIRLIVAHLLWVFDFELETEGAEGAQNRRWSLDPDTELLRSYQTLNRPGLYVRFKERELI; this is encoded by the exons ATGGAGGTCACATCGTCACATATCCCCATTGCAGGATGGACCATTTTGTTACTG ATATTGTTTTCCATCATAGCGCAAACTGTTCATCTCCGATGGATGCACCGTCTGAGCAGATACCCAGGGCCATGGCTCAACAGTGTGTCAAACATCCCAAGCGCAGTTGCAGCTTTCCGAGGCGTCCAACACTTGTACAATTACAAACTACACGAGAGATACGGACCAGTTGTGCGCATCTCTCCCAATGAACTCAGCTTTGCGGAACCATACGCTTGGGAACATATTTACGGCAATCGC CACGGCGACGTGATGGAAAAAGCGCCACTTTTCATTGGTGTTGTAAAGCCAATCAACGGATGTGTCGGAATCGGCCTTGCAAAAGGTTCAGAGCATACCCGGCAGCGTCGTGCAATGGCAGTCGGGTTTACAAAATCTGCCCTCATGGCGCAGCAGGAGATACTGGAGGTTCAGACGTACAAACTGATTCACGCAATCAAGACACGAGCAAAGGGTGGGAAAGCTCTAAATATGAGCGACTGGT TATCGTTTACGACATTCGACATCATCGGCGATCTATGTTTTGGTGAATCGTTTCACTGTCTTGATGGAGGCGTCGCGACTGAGTGGGCGCTAGCAACAACCAACGTCCTCATTTCCTCAACCTTGGACATGGCCGTTCGGAGAGTGACGGGCGTGGGCACTTGGCTCAATCGTATGGCAGTCAAGCTCATGCCAGCTGAAGCAATGAAATGGCGACAAATCTCCTTCAAAAACACCAGCAAGAAGACCTTTGAAC GTCTCGCCGACGAAACATCGTCTCACAAAGATGTCATATACCACATCCAACGCAACAAAGATGCCCGCAAGACGCTTGAGCCCACCGAACTCCTCCTCAACATGACGCTCCTCGTGACCGCCGGTTCAGAAACCATTTCCACCCTCCTCGTCACTTTCATATACAACCTCTGCACCCATCGCAACGTCTACCACCGTCTCGCTACTACGATCCGCACCACTTTCGCCGACCCAAGTGAAATTACCCTACAAAAGCTGGAAGATCTGGTTTACCTCGATGCCTGCATCAAAGAGGCACTGCGCATCTTCCCGCCAGTCAGTTCCAACCTGCCACGTGCAGTGCCCGCAAAGGGCGCACAGATCGGACCGCATACATTACCCGGAGGATCGCTGGTATCCGTAGCTCCATGGGCGGCGGTGCGGTCTGCGCGCAATTTCCACCTATCCAATGAGTACCACCCTGAGCGATGGTTGCGCAACCATACCGAACAAGGCTGGGACCCGGCTTTTGAAAATGACCACTTGTCCGCGTCAACGCCGTTTGGAGCTGGCCCAAAACAGTGCATGGGTCAGAGCTTATCGTACTATGAGATTCGGCTGATCGTGGCGCATTTGCTGTGGGTCTTTGATTTTGAACTCGAGACTGAGGGCGCTGAGGGCGCGCAGAATAGAAGGTGGAGTTTAGATCCTGATACGGAGCTGCTGAGGTCGTATCAGACGTTGAATAGGCCAGGTTTGTATGTGAGGTTCAAGGAACGGGAGTTGATCTAA
- a CDS encoding transferase family protein, producing MKVDIVKVHEVWPRSHQNLSPQSANLPVVDAWYAYHRTVPTIYLFKQTNEQRELVAQIIESLSRTLDVFPRFVGVLEGTTHPDPKDQKQQVQRTIVKWGTSSDRAVEFTEARTKARIQSLLPPATLNKSSFMWDYSPISLRALFPTPCSQPPGIRIQTTTFACGGFSLGIDFEHGLADGYTAGRFLEHWSLIHGQLFHSGNGVLKNPPSWQPDIFNDQLADIDLHEQGPSLLERARTLPTRGPYRRTLHSNGSDIVSNFGPKKMYNYLLHIPAKEVGHKLAELQSKSSMRLTDQAALIGFFWACLNRARGYSKCLPIDLHLATSLRWLLGVRDGLLGSPFVVVMISPDADSAPTNSTDPINLAVRVTNTLNQYDDTAIHAIAYDASFTDSPSRTLMPKRGDEHMEFSSVAHLGYDKFSLGSLRPSFYFPSSSIPNLFVLTEAVPSGGVSGNTWYRNGLNLFFNVTEDVFESFASDPALAQCEVYQDL from the coding sequence ATGAAAGTTGACATTGTCAAAGTACATGAGGTCTGGCCTCGGAGCCACCAGAATCTATCGCCACAGTCTGCGAACCTGCCCGTCGTGGACGCTTGGTATGCCTACCATCGTACTGTTCCTACAATATACCTTTTCAAACAAACAAATGAGCAGCGAGAACTCGTTGCGCAAATCATCGAAAGCCTTTCCCGAACACTTGATGTCTTTCCGCGCTTTGTTGGGGTCTTGGAGGGCACCACACACCCAGATCCAAAAGATCAGAAACAACAAGTTCAGAGAACGATCGTGAAATGGGGAACTTCTAGCGACAGAGCTGTAGAATTCACCGAGGCCCGCACCAAGGCGCGCATCCAGAGCCTGCTTCCACCTGCCACCCTAAACAAATCGTCATTCATGTGGGACTATTCCCCTATATCTCTCCGCGCACTGTTTCCCACGCCCTGCTCTCAGCCTCCCGGAATTCGCATCCAGACTACGACGTTCGCATGCGGCGGCTTCAGTCTCGGCATCGACTTTGAGCACGGCTTGGCTGACGGTTATACTGCGGGAAGGTTTCTGGAGCACTGGTCGTTGATCCATGGACAGCTGTTTCATAGCGGAAATGGAGTGCTCAAGAACCCACCGTCATGGCAGCCAGACATCTTCAACGACCAACTTGCTGATATCGATCTGCACGAACAAGGACCATCGCTTCTTGAACGAGCTCGCACACTTCCTACACGAGGCCCATATCGCCGTACTCTACATTCGAATGGCTCCGACATCGTATCGAACTTTGGACCGAAGAAGATGTACAACTATCTATTACACATACCTGCCAAAGAAGTAGGACACAAGCTGGCAGAGCTACAGTCAAAAAGCTCAATGCGCTTGACTGACCAAGCAGCGCTGATCGGTTTCTTCTGGGCATGTCTCAATCGAGCTCGTGGTTATTCAAAATGTCTGCCCATTGATCTTCACTTAGCCACCAGCTTGCGTTGGCTTCTAGGAGTCCGCGATGGGCTACTAGGATCGCCGTTCGTAGTAGTCATGATTTCCCCCGATGCAGATAGCGCCCCCACAAATTCCACTGATCCAATCAACCTGGCTGTTAGAGTTACCAACACCCTAAACCAGTATGACGACACCGCAATCCACGCAATTGCCTATGACGCGTCCTTCACCGATAGTCCTTCACGTACCCTTATGCCAAAAAGGGGTGATGAACATATGGAGTTCAGCTCCGTGGCGCACTTGGGATACGACAAGTTCAGTCTGGGATCTCTTCGCCCCTCCTTTTACTTTCCGTCGTCATCCATACCGAATCTTTTTGTCTTGACAGAGGCTGTGCCAAGCGGTGGAGTATCCGGCAATACCTGGTACAGGAATGGGCTGAATTTGTTTTTCAACGTAACGGAAGACGTGTTTGAATCATTTGCCTCCGATCCAGCGTTGGCGCAATGCGAAGTGTATCAGGATTTGTGA
- a CDS encoding CypX, Cytochrome P450: protein MANSIPNQGLIHFHGFMNVHHLLLVSNEALSEVLVRRAYAFTKPAVARRLLSQILGQSLLILEGDEHRYLRKRIQPAFNYRNVQDLCPIFWSKAVDMVETIEQSAASADAPDFVVDVLPWGNKGTLDAIGLAALGKDLDTLRKPNELIDLYELVTGSKESVRLLFIANAFLPAWLLRFLPRKFNDDINDARIRLRQLCSTFVAERKKEALEDDSSKAILLQLIQSGTLTDDELIDQLLTIIGAGYEPTSATFTWTLWLLATQPIWQARLRAELRAHIPHRFFLNDAQRFSDSATLDTLPVLNAIINETLRFMPTSPITSRIATQDTTILGNHIPAGTRLWIAPAAMNRFTSFYGATADAFDPGRWIDADSGRANNHGDAQTNYAFLTFLHGPRKCIGAGYAKVKLRAFVAAFVGSFEFELADAEYVPVPGGITAIKPRDGLPLRLRRAKMW from the exons ATGGCCAACTCCATTCCCAATCAGGGGTTGATCCACTTCCACGGGTTCATGAATGTTCATCACCTTCTGTTAGTCAGCAACGAGGCCCTCTCCGAGGTTCTGGTCCGTCGTGCATATGCCTTCACCAAGCCAGCGGTAGCTCGACGTCTGCTCAGCCAGATCCTGGGGCAATCTCTTCTCATCCTCGAAGGCGACGAGCATAGATACCTCCGAAAACGCATTCAACCTGCCTTCAATTATCGGAATGTCCAAGATCTTTGCCCAATCTTCTGGTCGAAAGCCGTTGACATGGTGGAAACAATAGAGCAGTCTGCTGCCTCGGCCGACGCACCGGATTTTGTAGTGGATGTGTTGCCTTGGGGTAACAAAGGCACCCTTGATGCAATCGGCTTGGCTGCACTTGGTAAAGACCTTGATACGCTGCGGAAACCAAATGAGCTTATTGATCTCTATGAGCTTGTGACTGGCAGCAAAGAAAGCGTGCGTCTCTTGTTTATTGCCAACGCTTTCCTTCCGGCCTGGCTACTACGATTTCTGCCGCGCAAGTTCAATGACGATATTAACGATGCTCGTATAAGGCTGCGACAGCTTTGCAGCACTTTTGTAGCGGAGAGGAAGAAGGAAGCTTTGGAAGACGACAGCTCAAAGGCGATCTTGTTGCAGCTTATACAGAGCGGAACGCTGACGGATGACGAACTTATCGACCAACTTCTGACCATTATAGGCGCAGG CTACGAGCCCACCTCAGCAACCTTCACCTGGACCCTCTGGCTCCTAGCCACCCAACCCATCTGGCAAGCCCGTCTCCGCGCCGAACTCCGTGCCCACATCCCCCACCGCTTCTTTCTCAACGATGCACAAAGATTCAGCGACTCCGCCACCCTCGACACTCTCCCCGTCCTCAACGCCATCATCAACGAAACACTCCGCTTTATGCCCACATCCCCCATCACCTCACGCATCGCCACACAAGACACTACCATCCTCGGCAACCACATCCCCGCTGGAACGCGTCTCTGGATCGCCCCTGCTGCCATGAACCGCTTCACATCCTTCTACGGCGCGACGGCTGATGCTTTCGACCCTGGTCGCTGGATTGATGCCGACAGCGGTCGAGCAAATAACCACGGTGATGCGCAGACTAATTACGCATTTCTTACATTTTTGCATGGCCCGAGGAAATGTATAGGTGCCGGGTATGCGAAGGTTAAGTTACGCGCTTTTGTGGCGGCGTTTGTGGGGAGCTTTGAGTTTGAGTTGGCAGATGCAGAGTATGTGCCAGTGCCTGGGGGCATTACTGCTATTAAGCCGAGGGATGGTTTGCCGTTGAGATTGAGAAGGGCGAAGATGTGGTAG
- a CDS encoding PutA, NAD-dependent aldehyde dehydrogenase yields MMKIQEKLFINNEYVTSHSSERLTVHNPYDGSLVSDKIEVALEEDVDLAVSAAQAALPVWQAMTGAQRSGVMVKYADLVEKHAEEIAQLESQCMGCPMMLARRVVGSHVAVFRYYAGLTDKIAGTTYTEDGDGFFKMVLQEAIGVCAGIGAWNATPIFAGWKIAPAVAAGNTFVFKSSEKSPLGTLYLGQLFREAGFPPGVVNLVSGGPATGALLASHMAIRKIAYTGSVSGGRAVQVAAAKSNLKAVTLELGGKSAAIVFDDAHVESAIAHCSQTFAFNGGQVCSAASRVLVHRDMADAFIAGISIAFKQLAAAHGAPSEAFFGPLVDEPHRQRVQAFVDAARDGGVSVVAGEVPPHHPASAPFIPPTLLIDPPTNSRAYREEIFGPVLALKTFSTEEEAIALANDSSYGLAAAVFTSSMPRALRLTRALQVGMVGVNSPVMPLTQLPWGGCKESGYGREGGMAGLEEYLQSKTVMISMKDPQASPAN; encoded by the exons ATGATGAAGATACAGGAAAAACTGTTTATCAACAACGAG TATGTGACATCGCATTCTAGCGAGAGACTGACGGTACACAACCCCTACGATGGAAGCCTTGTTTCGGACAAAATCGAAGTAGCGCTGGAAGAAGACGTCGACTTGGCCGTATCAGCagcgcaggcagcgttgCCAGTATGGCAGGCAATGACGGGCGCACAACGCAGTGGGGTGATGGTCAAATACGCTGACCTGGTCGAGAAACACGCGGAAGAAATCGCCCAGTTGGAGTCGCAGTGCATGGGATGTCCCATGATGTTGGCGCGGAGGGTGGTGGGAAGTCACGTGGCAGTTTTCCGATACTATGCTGGGTTGACGGACAAGATTGCAGGCACAACGTACACGGAAGACGGCGATGGCTTTTTCAAGATGGTGCTACAGGAGGCGATTGGTGTATGCGCAGGGATTGGGGCTTGGAATGCAACGCCTATTTTTGCTGGGTGGAAG ATAGCGCCGGCGGTAGCAGCAGGAAATACGTTCGTATTCAAGTCGTCCGAGAAGTCGCCGTTGGGTACGTTATATTTAGGCCAGCTCTTCAGGGAGGCTGGATTTCCGCCCGGCGTGGTAAATTTGGTGTCGGGCGGGCCAGCGACAGGCGCTCTTCTAGCCTCGCACATGGCCATTCGTAAGATCGCCTACACGGGCTCCGTCAGCGGTGGCCGCGCGGTGCAGGTCGCAGCTGCGAAGAGTAATCTCAAGGCCGTCACACTGGAACTGGGAGGCAAGTCGGCCGCAATCGTCTTCGATGATGCCCACGTGGAGAGCGCAATTGCGCACTGTTCGCAGACATTTGCCTTCAATGGCGGCCAGGTGTGCTCGGCAGCCTCGCGAGTGCTGGTCCACCGCGACATGGCCGACGCCTTCATTGCAGGCATCAGTATTGCTTTCAAACAGTTGGCGGCAGCCCACGGCGCGCCCTCGGAAGCATTTTTCGGTCCTCTGGTTGACGAGCCGCATCGTCAGAGAGTCCAGGCGTTTGTAGATGCCGCCCGTGACGGCGGTGTCAGCGTGGTTGCAGGCGAGGTGCCCCCGCACCACCCGGCCTCAGCCCCGTTCATCCCGCCCACGCTCCTCATCGACCCCCCTACCAACAGTCGCGCATATCGAGAGGAAATCTTCGGCCCTGTTCTGGCTCTCAAGACCTTTTCCACCGAGGAAGAAGCCATTGCGCTAGCCAATGATTCATCCTACGGGCTCGCCGCTGCCGTCTTCACCTCTAGCATGCCGCGTGCCCTACGCCTAACCCGCGCCCTGCAGGTCGGCATGGTTGGCGTCAACAGCCCCGTCATGCCCTTGACCCAGTTGCCTTGGGGCGGATGCAAAGAAAGTGGCTATGGCCGCGAAGGTGGAATGGCTGGTTTGGAGGAATACTTGCAGTCAAAGACCGTCATGATTAGTATGAAGGATCCACAAGCCAGTCCAGCAAACTAA